From a region of the Cucumis sativus cultivar 9930 chromosome 6, Cucumber_9930_V3, whole genome shotgun sequence genome:
- the LOC101212236 gene encoding cinnamoyl-CoA reductase 1, translating to MSEVAAKTVCVTGGSGYIASWIVKFLLQRGYTVRASVRDPDDSIKTAHLVALDGADERLHLFKANLLEEGSFDSAIEGCQGVFHTASPFFHSVSDPQAELIEPALKGTLNVLNSVAKASSVKRVVLTSSMAAVSYNTKPQTPQTIVDESWFSDPDMCRDQEIWYCLSKTLAEEAAWNFVKEKGIDLVTINPAMVIGPLLQPTLNTSAQAILNLISGGETFPNSAFGWVNVKDVAKAHIEAYEIPTANGRYCLVERALHYSEIVKILHQLYPSIQLPQKAADEKLFVLAYQVSTEKAKSLGIDFIPLEDSLKETVESLKEKKFISF from the exons ATGAGCGAAGTAGCAGCTAAGACGGTGTGTGTTACTGGTGGTTCAGGATACATAGCCTCTTGGATTGTTAAATTCCTTCTCCAACGAGGATACACTGTTAGAGCCAGTGTTCGAGATCCCG ATGATTCAATAAAAACTGCCCATTTGGTAGCATTGGATGGAGCTGATGAGAGACTTCATTTGTTCAAAGCAAATTTGCTTGAGGAAGGTTCATTTGATTCTGCCATTGAGGGTTGCCAAGGAGTTTTTCATACTGCTTCTCCCTTTTTTCATTCTGTTTCAGATCCTCAG gCTGAACTTATCGAACCAGCGTTGAAAGGAACATTAAACGTTCTAAACTCGGTTGCAAAAGCTTCATCCGTGAAGAGGGTTGTGTTAACATCTTCCATGGCTGCTGTTTCTTATAATACAAAGCCTCAAACTCCTCaaacaattgttgatgaatctTGGTTTTCTGATCCTGATATGTGCAGAGACCAAGAG atttggtattGCCTCTCCAAGACTTTAGCTGAGGAGGCAGCATGGAATTTTGtgaaagaaaagggaatagATTTGGTTACTATCAACCCTGCCATGGTTATTGGTCCATTATTGCAACCAACACTAAATACTAGTGCTCAAGCCATTCTCAACTTAATTTCTG GAGGAGAAACATTTCCAAATTCAGCATTTGGTTGGGTTAATGTGAAAGATGTTGCAAAAGCTCACATTGAAGCATATGAAATTCCAACAGCCAATGGAAGATATTGTTTGGTTGAGAGAGCTCTTCACTATTCagaaatagttaaaattttacatcAACTCTACCCTTCAATTCAACTTCCACAAAA GGCTGCTGATGAGAAGCTATTTGTATTGGCATATCAAGTCTCAACAGAGAAAGCAAAGAGCTTAGGCATTGATTTCATTCCTCTAGAGGATAGTTTGAAGGAAACAGTGGagagtttgaaagaaaagaagtttataagtttttaa
- the LOC101220445 gene encoding centrosomal protein of 83 kDa isoform X1, whose product MSSLATVMATRRPKWQYPQPAPPTPRILHFPRRPRMRRRPSKSLPTKPTSDGRGKLEALFGQEREFLKESFPVVLMDPEREREGYGGGAAAAEEKWRFQAEMLRAECNLLRMEREITNKKLEKMKSRMERTLKSAVQALVSGRNKIYEGNDVKMVLEDEINDLAQKLERLRRGSRDKQIELKKSSNFDKQASLLQKKLEKIGEDTDELKTVAETKKTCRDQESFISNGKFNNVQVDVLKRKMEDLSKGTLLERMREECRSMLSTPSASSVRSATLPNLDSTLSQEQNQCSGHCKAIIRRITEQVKAEKDQWSQMQEMLNQVREEMEELQVSREFWKDQALESESQIQSLQSSVEEWKEKAMAHEINKMKKKGQGSGSLPDEMEKHVLICRVKEKKNNHNLVLHARDVRSRRREISIDELQQEPQQQQQQQKLHTQMKTIEKIQRLPFREIGNHLHK is encoded by the exons ATGTCATCATTGGCGACAGTGATGGCTACTAGAAGGCCTAAATGGCAGTACCCACAACCGGCGCCGCCGACTCCGAGGATTCTCCACTTTCCGAGGAGGCCAAGGATGCGGCGGCGGCCGTCCAAGAGTTTACCAACAAAACCCACTTCAGATGGGAGAGGGAAGCTCGAGGCGTTGTTTGGTCAGGAACGGGAGTTTTTGAAGGAGAGTTTTCCGGTTGTTTTGATGGATcctgagagagagagggaaggTTATGGGGGAGGTGCAGCGGCGGCGGAAGAGAAGTGGCGGTTTCAGGCGGAGATGTTGAGGGCGGAGTGTAATTTGTTGAGGATGGAAAGAGAGATTACTAACAAGAAattggagaagatgaagagtcGAATGGAAAGGACTCTGAAATCAGCTGTTCAAGCTCTTGTTTCT GGGAGAAACAAGATATATGAAGGCAATGATGTAAAGATGGTATTGGAGGATGAGATCAACGATTTGGCTCAGAAACTCGAGAGGTTGCGAAGAGGATCAAGAGATAAACAAATAGAACTTAAGAAGAGTAGTAATTTTGACAAACAAGCGTCATTGCTACAGAAAAAGCTTGAGAAAATTGGAGAGGATACTGATGAACTGAAAACTGTTGCAGAAACGAAGAAGACTTGTAGAGATCAAGAAAGCTTCATATCAAATGGCAAATTCAAT AATGTTCAGGTGGACgttttgaagagaaaaatggagGATCTGTCTAAGGGAACTTTGTTAGAGAGAATGAGGGAGGAATGTAGGTCTATGCTTTCCACTCCATCCGCCAGCTCCGTCCGCTCCGCCACTCTACCGAATCTG GACTCAACATTATCGCAAGAACAAAATCAATGCTCAGGGCATTGCAAGGCGATTATTCGAAGAATCACAGAGCAAGTTAAAGCTGAAAAAGATCAATGGTCACAAATGCAAGAGATGTTAAATCAAGTAAgggaagaaatggaagaattaCAGGTATCTCGTGAGTTCTGGAAAGATCAAGCGCTAGAATCCGAATCACAAATCCAATCTCTTCAATCCTCC GTTGAAGAATGGAAAGAGAAGGCGATGGCGCatgaaattaacaaaatgaagaagaagggacAAGGTTCAGGTTCACTACCAGATGAAATGGAGAAGCATGTGTTGATTTGCAGagtgaaggagaagaagaataatCATAATCTAGTTCTCCATGCAAGGGATGTTCGAAGCAGACGGAGAGAGATCTCCATTGATGAATTACAACAAGaaccacaacaacaacaacaacaacaaaaacttCATACGCAAATGAAAACGATTGAGAAAATTCAGCGATTACCTTTTCGAGAAATCGGCAACCATCTTCATAAGTGA
- the LOC101220445 gene encoding centrosomal protein of 83 kDa isoform X2 — protein MSSLATVMATRRPKWQYPQPAPPTPRILHFPRRPRMRRRPSKSLPTKPTSDGRGKLEALFGQEREFLKESFPVVLMDPEREREGYGGGAAAAEEKWRFQAEMLRAECNLLRMEREITNKKLEKMKSRMERTLKSAVQALVSGRNKIYEGNDVKMVLEDEINDLAQKLERLRRGSRDKQIELKKSSNFDKQASLLQKKLEKIGEDTDELKTVAETKKTCRDQESFISNGKFNVDVLKRKMEDLSKGTLLERMREECRSMLSTPSASSVRSATLPNLDSTLSQEQNQCSGHCKAIIRRITEQVKAEKDQWSQMQEMLNQVREEMEELQVSREFWKDQALESESQIQSLQSSVEEWKEKAMAHEINKMKKKGQGSGSLPDEMEKHVLICRVKEKKNNHNLVLHARDVRSRRREISIDELQQEPQQQQQQQKLHTQMKTIEKIQRLPFREIGNHLHK, from the exons ATGTCATCATTGGCGACAGTGATGGCTACTAGAAGGCCTAAATGGCAGTACCCACAACCGGCGCCGCCGACTCCGAGGATTCTCCACTTTCCGAGGAGGCCAAGGATGCGGCGGCGGCCGTCCAAGAGTTTACCAACAAAACCCACTTCAGATGGGAGAGGGAAGCTCGAGGCGTTGTTTGGTCAGGAACGGGAGTTTTTGAAGGAGAGTTTTCCGGTTGTTTTGATGGATcctgagagagagagggaaggTTATGGGGGAGGTGCAGCGGCGGCGGAAGAGAAGTGGCGGTTTCAGGCGGAGATGTTGAGGGCGGAGTGTAATTTGTTGAGGATGGAAAGAGAGATTACTAACAAGAAattggagaagatgaagagtcGAATGGAAAGGACTCTGAAATCAGCTGTTCAAGCTCTTGTTTCT GGGAGAAACAAGATATATGAAGGCAATGATGTAAAGATGGTATTGGAGGATGAGATCAACGATTTGGCTCAGAAACTCGAGAGGTTGCGAAGAGGATCAAGAGATAAACAAATAGAACTTAAGAAGAGTAGTAATTTTGACAAACAAGCGTCATTGCTACAGAAAAAGCTTGAGAAAATTGGAGAGGATACTGATGAACTGAAAACTGTTGCAGAAACGAAGAAGACTTGTAGAGATCAAGAAAGCTTCATATCAAATGGCAAATTCAAT GTGGACgttttgaagagaaaaatggagGATCTGTCTAAGGGAACTTTGTTAGAGAGAATGAGGGAGGAATGTAGGTCTATGCTTTCCACTCCATCCGCCAGCTCCGTCCGCTCCGCCACTCTACCGAATCTG GACTCAACATTATCGCAAGAACAAAATCAATGCTCAGGGCATTGCAAGGCGATTATTCGAAGAATCACAGAGCAAGTTAAAGCTGAAAAAGATCAATGGTCACAAATGCAAGAGATGTTAAATCAAGTAAgggaagaaatggaagaattaCAGGTATCTCGTGAGTTCTGGAAAGATCAAGCGCTAGAATCCGAATCACAAATCCAATCTCTTCAATCCTCC GTTGAAGAATGGAAAGAGAAGGCGATGGCGCatgaaattaacaaaatgaagaagaagggacAAGGTTCAGGTTCACTACCAGATGAAATGGAGAAGCATGTGTTGATTTGCAGagtgaaggagaagaagaataatCATAATCTAGTTCTCCATGCAAGGGATGTTCGAAGCAGACGGAGAGAGATCTCCATTGATGAATTACAACAAGaaccacaacaacaacaacaacaacaaaaacttCATACGCAAATGAAAACGATTGAGAAAATTCAGCGATTACCTTTTCGAGAAATCGGCAACCATCTTCATAAGTGA
- the LOC101213198 gene encoding photosystem II 5 kDa protein, chloroplastic has product MASMAMTASFLPTTATKQPSSTARRPLIVAKASTSNQASNVNMEVKNVKVESRQGRRELVAAAVTVAAATLAKAAMADEPARGSPEAKQKYAPICVTMPTARICRK; this is encoded by the coding sequence ATGGCTTCTATGGCTATGACAGCTTCCTTCCTCCCCACCACAGCCACTAAGCAACCCTCCTCCACCGCCCGTCGACCCCTTATTGTTGCCAAAGCATCCACCTCTAACCAAGCCTCCAATGTCAACATGGAGGTCAAGAATGTGAAGGTAGAGAGCAGGCAAGGGCGGCGGGAGTTGGTGGCGGCTGCTGTCACAGTAGCAGCTGCAACCTTGGCGAAGGCGGCAATGGCGGATGAGCCGGCACGTGGGTCTCCTGAAGCCAAGCAGAAGTATGCTCCAATCTGTGTCACAATGCCTACTGCCCGTATTTGCCGCAAGTGA